In Acidobacteriota bacterium, a single genomic region encodes these proteins:
- a CDS encoding DUF1330 domain-containing protein, giving the protein MATYALVRYRITDEARFERYRELAGPTTTSHGGKLVAKGAETRQLEGGDELTNFVLLKFPSAEAVDAWYDSDEYGAAKQARADAATMTISVMES; this is encoded by the coding sequence ATGGCTACATACGCACTCGTCCGCTACCGGATCACCGATGAGGCCCGTTTTGAGAGATATCGAGAACTCGCCGGTCCGACGACAACGTCCCACGGTGGCAAGCTTGTGGCGAAGGGTGCTGAGACTCGCCAGCTCGAGGGAGGCGACGAGCTGACGAACTTCGTACTCCTCAAGTTTCCGTCGGCCGAAGCGGTTGATGCGTGGTACGACTCGGACGAATACGGCGCCGCGAAACAAGCAAGGGCAGATGCAGCGACGATGACCATCTCCGTTATGGAGAGTTGA
- a CDS encoding LysE family translocator, with translation MLDTSTLLVFIAASIVLAVVPGPGVLYIVGRSVDGGRRSGLAAAAGVGAGNMVHALAAALGLSAVIGQSATAFTVIKLGGAAYLIAVGIIRLATPTDTGSELSTGSSDRARVFRGAMIVATLNPKTALFFLAFVPQFLRPENGSTAVQAALLGATFVTIALISDSVYAMAAGSLGQSLRTSRRFAQFRRWFTGGTFVSLGLVAATRKN, from the coding sequence ATGTTGGACACCTCTACCCTGCTCGTCTTCATCGCCGCGTCGATCGTCTTGGCTGTTGTGCCCGGCCCGGGAGTTCTGTACATCGTGGGCCGTTCGGTCGACGGTGGAAGGAGAAGCGGTCTCGCTGCGGCAGCCGGTGTGGGTGCCGGCAACATGGTGCATGCCCTCGCCGCTGCCCTTGGGCTGTCGGCGGTGATTGGGCAATCGGCAACTGCGTTCACGGTGATCAAGCTCGGCGGTGCCGCTTACTTGATCGCCGTCGGCATCATCCGGCTCGCGACCCCAACGGACACAGGTTCCGAACTCTCGACCGGTAGTAGCGACAGGGCGCGGGTCTTTCGCGGTGCCATGATCGTGGCGACTCTCAACCCGAAGACAGCGCTGTTCTTCCTTGCATTCGTTCCACAGTTCCTCCGCCCCGAGAACGGGTCCACGGCAGTGCAAGCTGCACTTCTCGGAGCCACTTTCGTGACGATCGCCCTGATCAGCGACTCGGTATACGCAATGGCAGCCGGAAGTCTCGGACAGTCGCTGCGCACAAGCCGTCGCTTTGCGCAATTCCGCCGCTGGTTCACCGGCGGCACCTTCGTATCACTCGGATTGGTCGCTGCTACCCGCAAGAACTGA
- a CDS encoding META domain-containing protein — MKKSIILLAAIAVVASACGSSSTTSTTSAPPTTQGAQGEQPADLDGSWTLVSVALPTQQISVAAEFGALIELNNGDMTGNGGCNSLSGVYTASAGTITFGNITMTEIGCAEGMELESAFFGLLAKVDTYAIVDGILILRLGTEELAFRRT; from the coding sequence ATGAAAAAGTCAATCATTCTCCTCGCAGCGATCGCGGTTGTCGCATCCGCATGCGGAAGTTCTTCAACAACCTCGACCACCTCTGCACCGCCAACGACTCAGGGAGCGCAAGGGGAGCAGCCTGCCGATCTCGACGGATCTTGGACGCTTGTGTCCGTCGCCCTCCCGACACAGCAAATCAGTGTTGCGGCGGAGTTTGGTGCTTTGATCGAACTCAACAACGGGGACATGACAGGCAACGGTGGTTGCAACTCGCTGTCAGGCGTCTACACAGCCAGTGCCGGCACCATCACGTTTGGGAATATCACCATGACCGAAATCGGATGTGCCGAAGGCATGGAACTGGAATCAGCTTTCTTCGGCTTGCTCGCCAAGGTCGACACGTACGCGATCGTAGATGGCATCCTCATCCTCCGCCTCGGCACCGAGGAACTGGCGTTCCGCCGAACGTAA
- a CDS encoding branched-chain amino acid transaminase, translating to MGITYIDGDWVDDADATVNVRSRALNYGLGCFAGIRGYLADDGEQVYVFRLDRHIHRLGYQAKILHLKLPDPAVVRDVLLELLRRNEAHYDVYMRPLLLHNSNELAPILDPSTTSFIAYTMPLSRYLSDDPINVCVSSWRRSSDNAVPARAKPTGGYVNSALARQEALDNGFDEAIMLTDAGKVSEGSAEHIFLVRDGVLFSPPSTEDNLDGITRQSLISLATQDLGLEFVERPIGRTELYSADEIFLCGTGAEVTPVASVDRRNVGDGSIGATTKLIRQHYDDVTHGRVEHRMEWLTPVW from the coding sequence ATGGGAATCACATACATCGACGGAGATTGGGTCGACGACGCGGACGCGACCGTCAATGTCCGCTCGCGCGCTTTGAACTATGGTCTGGGCTGCTTCGCCGGCATTCGTGGCTACCTCGCCGATGATGGCGAGCAGGTGTATGTGTTCCGTCTCGATCGCCACATCCACCGTCTCGGGTATCAGGCGAAGATCCTGCACCTGAAGCTCCCCGACCCTGCGGTGGTCCGTGACGTCTTGCTGGAGCTGTTGCGGCGCAACGAGGCGCACTACGACGTGTACATGCGTCCTTTGCTGCTCCACAACTCCAACGAATTGGCCCCGATTCTCGATCCGTCGACCACGAGTTTTATTGCATACACCATGCCGCTGAGCCGGTACCTTTCAGATGATCCGATCAACGTTTGCGTGTCATCGTGGCGCCGTTCGTCCGACAATGCGGTGCCGGCGCGTGCCAAACCGACCGGCGGCTACGTCAACAGTGCCCTTGCCCGGCAGGAAGCTCTCGACAACGGTTTTGACGAGGCGATCATGCTGACCGATGCAGGCAAGGTGTCTGAGGGAAGCGCTGAGCACATTTTCCTAGTTCGTGACGGCGTGCTGTTCTCGCCTCCCTCGACCGAGGACAATCTGGATGGCATCACACGCCAGTCGTTGATCTCGCTCGCCACTCAGGATCTTGGGCTTGAGTTCGTGGAGCGCCCCATTGGGCGGACCGAGTTGTACAGCGCCGACGAGATATTCCTGTGCGGAACCGGTGCGGAAGTGACACCCGTTGCTTCGGTGGATCGCAGAAATGTCGGCGATGGCTCGATTGGCGCGACGACGAAGTTAATTCGTCAGCATTACGACGATGTCACCCACGGACGGGTGGAACATCGGATGGAATGGCTCACTCCGGTCTGGTAG
- the typA gene encoding translational GTPase TypA, with the protein MSDSSFRNIALIAHVDHGKTTLIDAMLRATDVFAAHEKRVDRIMDSSDQERERGITILAKAASIVWKGTKINIVDTPGHADFGGEVERALELVDGVLLLVDAAEGPMPQTRYVLSKALGHHIPTVVVLNKVDRSDARPEEVIDDIYELFFDLDASDHHIEFPIVSAIAREGKAVAGIGVPGEDADLAPILDAILETIPAPQGDSDAPLQAIVTNLDASDYLGRLAIGRVIEGTLRAGEQIALCQDSDGAPIKRRLTQLMGFEGLGREDVAERVAGDLFIVAGFPEVEIGDTLADPDDPQPLPRLKVDEPVLRMTFGVNTSPLAGRDGKFLTSRQIRDRLEREVLGNVSIKIRDTSSPEIIEVAGRGELQLAVLIESMRREGFELQVSRPQVIVKEIDGVRHEPVERAVVDIPDEYVGVVTQAAAPRKGRVVDMRPGAAGRTILTITAPARGLLGFRSLLMTATRGTALLNQRHDGWMPWAGELPHRTGGAMSADRIGSSTGFALDNLQKRGEMFIGPVSDVYEGMIVGESTRNEEMVVNVTKGKQLTNIRTHSTDDAIKLKPHKVMTLEIAIEWIADDELVEITPEAIRVRKRYLTESERKRARKQTA; encoded by the coding sequence ATGTCCGACTCATCCTTTCGAAATATCGCTCTCATCGCGCATGTCGACCACGGGAAAACCACTCTTATCGATGCCATGCTGCGCGCCACAGACGTGTTCGCCGCACACGAAAAGCGCGTCGATCGCATCATGGACTCCAGCGACCAGGAACGTGAACGCGGCATCACGATTCTCGCCAAGGCCGCGTCCATCGTGTGGAAGGGCACCAAGATCAATATCGTGGACACACCCGGCCACGCCGACTTCGGTGGCGAGGTCGAACGTGCACTTGAGCTTGTCGACGGCGTGTTGCTTCTCGTTGACGCCGCGGAAGGGCCGATGCCGCAGACCCGCTACGTTTTGTCGAAGGCCCTTGGACACCACATACCGACAGTTGTCGTGCTCAACAAGGTTGATCGATCTGACGCCCGCCCAGAGGAAGTCATCGACGATATCTACGAGCTGTTCTTCGATCTCGATGCGTCGGATCACCACATCGAGTTCCCGATCGTTTCGGCGATTGCTCGCGAAGGCAAGGCAGTGGCTGGCATTGGAGTGCCGGGAGAGGACGCTGATCTGGCCCCCATTCTCGACGCAATCCTGGAAACCATCCCTGCCCCGCAAGGAGACTCGGATGCCCCGCTCCAGGCTATTGTCACCAACCTCGATGCGTCTGATTATCTCGGCCGTCTCGCCATCGGCCGTGTCATTGAAGGAACGCTGAGAGCAGGCGAGCAGATCGCGCTTTGCCAAGATTCTGACGGGGCACCGATCAAACGCCGTCTCACTCAACTCATGGGGTTCGAAGGTCTCGGCCGCGAAGATGTTGCCGAGAGAGTTGCCGGCGACCTCTTCATCGTTGCGGGTTTCCCAGAAGTCGAGATCGGCGACACGCTTGCAGACCCTGACGACCCGCAGCCACTCCCCCGCCTCAAAGTGGACGAGCCAGTGCTGCGCATGACGTTCGGAGTGAACACATCACCACTGGCGGGTAGGGACGGAAAGTTCTTGACCTCCCGACAGATCCGCGACCGCCTCGAAAGAGAAGTCCTTGGAAACGTGTCGATCAAGATCCGCGATACCTCGTCACCAGAAATCATCGAGGTCGCTGGTCGCGGTGAACTCCAGTTGGCCGTACTCATCGAGTCGATGCGGCGCGAGGGATTTGAGCTTCAGGTGAGTCGTCCTCAGGTCATCGTGAAAGAGATCGACGGGGTTAGGCACGAGCCGGTGGAACGCGCTGTCGTTGATATCCCTGACGAATACGTCGGCGTTGTGACACAGGCGGCAGCGCCACGCAAGGGTCGAGTAGTCGACATGCGCCCTGGTGCAGCTGGCCGCACGATTCTGACCATCACGGCCCCCGCACGGGGTTTGCTCGGTTTTCGTTCTCTCCTCATGACCGCAACCCGGGGCACGGCGCTGCTCAACCAGCGCCACGACGGCTGGATGCCGTGGGCCGGTGAGCTGCCACACCGAACCGGCGGTGCCATGTCGGCGGACCGCATCGGGTCCTCCACAGGATTCGCGCTCGACAACCTTCAAAAGCGCGGCGAGATGTTCATCGGTCCGGTCAGCGACGTGTACGAAGGCATGATTGTCGGGGAATCGACTCGGAATGAAGAGATGGTGGTGAACGTCACCAAGGGCAAACAGCTCACCAATATCCGCACCCACTCAACGGACGACGCGATCAAACTCAAACCGCACAAGGTGATGACCCTCGAGATCGCAATTGAATGGATTGCCGACGATGAGCTCGTCGAAATCACACCTGAGGCGATCCGTGTCCGAAAGCGCTATCTGACTGAATCAGAACGCAAACGGGCTCGCAAGCAGACCGCATAA
- a CDS encoding acyl-CoA dehydrogenase family protein: protein MGFELTQDHEDFRAVVREFAEAEIRPHAEQWDRDHVFPVDTVLQMGELGFMGLAFPEDIGGGGGDFTSLCVAIEELGRVDQSMGITLEAAVGLGINPIVEFGTDEQKDRWLPDLMQGKALAGFGLTEPDAGSDAGATKTQAVLDGDEWVINGTKAFITNSGSTLTSLVTVTAVTGDNEISTIIVPSGTPGFHVEPQYRKMGWHASDTHGLSFTDCRVPAENLLGERGRGFRQFLATLDDGRIAISALAVGLIQGCLEECVSYAKQRKTFGKPIGVNQGVSFQIADLEVMAESARMLTYKAAWLKDQGRPIKQAAAIAKLYSSEAAVSAARIATQIFGGYGFMDETLVSRFYRDAKILEIGEGTSEIQRLVIARGLGLPVA from the coding sequence ATGGGTTTTGAGCTCACACAGGATCATGAGGACTTCAGAGCTGTCGTGCGCGAGTTCGCCGAGGCCGAGATACGGCCCCACGCAGAGCAGTGGGACAGAGATCATGTGTTCCCCGTTGACACGGTTCTTCAGATGGGTGAACTCGGGTTCATGGGGCTCGCCTTTCCCGAGGACATCGGTGGTGGCGGTGGGGATTTCACGAGTCTGTGTGTCGCTATCGAGGAGCTTGGTCGTGTTGACCAATCCATGGGCATCACCCTCGAGGCTGCGGTTGGTCTCGGCATCAACCCGATAGTTGAGTTCGGCACTGATGAACAGAAGGACCGTTGGCTGCCCGACCTCATGCAAGGCAAGGCTCTCGCCGGTTTCGGTCTGACAGAACCCGACGCCGGGTCGGACGCCGGTGCTACAAAGACTCAGGCTGTGCTCGACGGCGACGAGTGGGTCATCAACGGCACCAAGGCCTTCATAACGAACTCGGGGTCAACCTTGACATCGTTGGTAACGGTGACGGCGGTCACCGGCGACAACGAGATATCGACAATCATTGTGCCGAGTGGGACACCCGGGTTCCACGTCGAGCCCCAGTACCGCAAGATGGGGTGGCACGCTTCAGACACTCACGGATTGAGCTTCACCGATTGTCGGGTGCCAGCGGAGAATCTGCTCGGGGAGCGCGGCAGGGGGTTCCGCCAGTTTCTTGCGACGCTCGATGACGGCAGGATCGCGATTTCTGCTCTCGCCGTGGGACTCATTCAGGGGTGTTTGGAGGAATGTGTGTCGTACGCCAAGCAGCGCAAAACATTCGGGAAACCCATCGGCGTGAACCAGGGTGTGTCCTTCCAGATAGCCGATCTTGAGGTGATGGCAGAGAGCGCCCGCATGCTGACCTACAAGGCAGCGTGGCTGAAGGATCAGGGGCGCCCTATCAAGCAGGCGGCGGCCATCGCCAAGCTGTACTCGTCCGAGGCGGCAGTGAGCGCCGCGCGGATCGCGACCCAGATTTTCGGCGGGTACGGCTTTATGGACGAAACCCTTGTGTCCCGCTTCTACCGCGACGCCAAGATCCTCGAAATCGGCGAAGGCACCTCCGAGATCCAACGTCTCGTCATCGCCCGCGGTCTAGGTTTACCGGTCGCGTAG
- a CDS encoding DEAD/DEAH box helicase has protein sequence MSTSFADLGVPEHLVRGLAKRNITTPFPIQESAIPDLLAGKDVCGRAPTGSGKTLAFGLPILTMVGGAEPKRPQALILSPTRELADQIRREIAPLGAARGIRCATVYGGVPYGQQRHKLHAGVEILIACPGRLADLIERGSVKLDAIKFVVIDEADRMADMGFLPEVKRLLDMTPSDRQTILFSATLDSDVAVLTREYQRDAVRHEVGSDKPDAGDALHYFWSCENNDKILITADLIDDHAPAIVFVRTRRGVDRVTRQLKNQGVSAVALHGGRTQGQRTRALRAFTEGEADALVATDVAARGIHVDGVFLVVHMDPPEDDKMYLHRSGRTARAGEKGSVVTFVLPDQRRSNQRLQSALGLSGEVTRVAYDDLFDAAGGVLGTFEQVGRFKEDPRSRGGSRHSSGSRGRSRNQKGGQRNGQGSRSRSARSGGHRGSRNGQKASGGAGSRNASRSGNGSKSSGPRRKVAAQSGRR, from the coding sequence ATGTCAACTTCTTTTGCCGATCTCGGCGTGCCCGAACATCTCGTTCGTGGTCTCGCCAAACGAAACATCACAACCCCGTTCCCGATCCAGGAATCTGCGATCCCAGACCTTCTCGCCGGCAAGGACGTGTGCGGTCGAGCGCCCACCGGTTCTGGGAAGACCCTTGCCTTTGGACTTCCGATTCTTACCATGGTCGGCGGCGCTGAACCAAAACGCCCCCAAGCCCTGATTCTTTCTCCGACACGCGAACTTGCGGACCAGATCCGCAGGGAGATTGCGCCACTCGGTGCAGCCCGCGGTATTCGTTGTGCAACGGTTTACGGCGGTGTGCCGTACGGCCAGCAGCGTCACAAACTCCACGCTGGTGTCGAGATCCTCATAGCGTGCCCTGGACGACTCGCGGACCTCATCGAGAGGGGTTCCGTAAAGCTCGACGCCATCAAGTTCGTGGTCATCGACGAGGCTGATCGGATGGCGGACATGGGCTTTCTCCCAGAGGTAAAGCGACTCCTCGACATGACCCCGAGCGACCGTCAGACGATTCTCTTTTCCGCGACCCTCGACAGCGATGTTGCGGTCCTGACCAGGGAGTACCAGCGAGATGCGGTACGACACGAGGTCGGTTCGGACAAGCCCGACGCCGGCGATGCCCTTCACTACTTCTGGAGCTGTGAAAACAACGACAAGATTCTGATCACGGCGGATCTTATTGACGATCACGCACCAGCAATCGTGTTTGTGCGGACGCGCAGAGGTGTTGACAGGGTCACCCGTCAGCTCAAGAACCAGGGTGTGAGTGCTGTTGCATTGCACGGAGGCCGAACCCAGGGGCAGAGGACTCGTGCACTTCGGGCCTTCACCGAGGGCGAAGCGGATGCGTTGGTAGCGACCGATGTTGCGGCCCGCGGTATCCATGTTGATGGTGTGTTTCTTGTGGTTCACATGGACCCGCCGGAGGACGACAAGATGTACTTACATCGCAGCGGGCGGACCGCACGGGCGGGGGAGAAGGGAAGCGTTGTTACATTTGTGCTCCCCGATCAGAGACGGTCTAATCAACGTCTCCAATCGGCGCTGGGCCTTTCGGGTGAAGTTACCCGCGTTGCCTACGACGACCTATTCGACGCCGCAGGCGGTGTGCTTGGGACGTTTGAGCAGGTTGGACGGTTCAAGGAAGACCCCCGGTCGCGGGGTGGGTCGCGGCATTCCTCTGGAAGTCGGGGACGCTCCAGGAACCAAAAGGGCGGCCAACGCAACGGTCAGGGTTCACGATCGCGCAGTGCTCGATCTGGGGGACACAGGGGGAGCCGCAACGGTCAGAAGGCTTCCGGCGGGGCGGGTAGCCGCAATGCGAGTCGGTCTGGGAATGGCAGCAAGTCGTCAGGTCCGAGACGGAAAGTTGCTGCACAAAGCGGACGCCGTTAG
- a CDS encoding SRPBCC family protein, whose translation MRKTRSNVRRPKDFPIATIYREAEIDVSVDKLWEALSDVANVDKLLSYLESAEIDGDFRTCAMDGGGELRELIVSIDQERRRVAYSIVEGPFGFEHHSSSWRAVADGDKAVFIWETDVMPHSIAEVLEPVIDQSINDIRAAIESAAA comes from the coding sequence GTGCGTAAGACTCGCTCCAACGTTCGCCGACCAAAGGACTTTCCCATCGCAACGATCTACAGAGAAGCCGAAATTGATGTCTCCGTCGACAAACTCTGGGAGGCACTCAGCGACGTCGCTAACGTCGACAAGCTGCTCAGCTACCTCGAGAGCGCCGAGATAGATGGAGACTTCCGTACATGCGCAATGGACGGTGGCGGCGAGCTACGAGAGTTGATTGTCTCAATCGATCAGGAGCGCCGGCGGGTCGCGTACTCCATTGTCGAGGGGCCGTTCGGTTTCGAGCATCACAGCTCTTCCTGGCGGGCTGTGGCCGACGGCGACAAGGCCGTTTTCATCTGGGAGACAGACGTCATGCCGCATTCGATCGCTGAAGTCCTCGAGCCTGTCATCGATCAGAGCATCAACGACATCCGCGCCGCGATCGAATCAGCCGCCGCGTAA